From the Lathyrus oleraceus cultivar Zhongwan6 chromosome 4, CAAS_Psat_ZW6_1.0, whole genome shotgun sequence genome, one window contains:
- the LOC127135539 gene encoding U11/U12 small nuclear ribonucleoprotein 31 kDa protein: protein MSSKKKHKRKHSDSDEDDDVFYYRYCASSSTPNTTTGTTSSNQPQSKPNNKGSSIGGTGEPLAPSKSTLYVSNLDYSLTNSDLHTLFSTFGRIARVTVLKDRHTRLSRGVAFVQFVSRNDAQRAVAEMNKKILNGRTLTASIAADNGRAPEFIRKRVYNTETALCYECGGHGHLSYECPKNQLGPRPRPQPKKPRRGFSGLRDRDGEEEGDEEEEEGGQIAAEQFDDNWASVVDDEAGERLLGRNRNDDEGLDNNKTKKKGKKAGYFSDESDHDDDD from the coding sequence ATGTCAAGCAAGAAGAAACACAAACGAAAACACAGCGACAGCGATGAAGACGACGACGTTTTCTACTACCGCTACTGCGCTTCGTCCTCAACCCCCAACACCACCACCGGCACCACATCCAGTAATCAACCCCAATCAAAACCGAACAACAAAGGATCATCAATAGGAGGAACAGGTGAACCCTTAGCACCATCAAAATCGACGCTATACGTTTCTAATCTAGATTACTCCCTAACAAACTCCGATCTCCATACGCTCTTCTCTACTTTCGGCCGCATCGCGCGTGTAACCGTTCTCAAAGACCGTCACACGCGCCTAAGCCGCGGTGTCGCGTTTGTCCAATTCGTTTCTCGTAATGACGCCCAACGCGCCGTGGCGGAGATGAATAAGAAGATTCTCAATGGAAGGACTCTAACTGCTTCTATTGCTGCTGATAATGGACGTGCTCCGGAGTTTATTCGGAAGCGCGTGTACAATACTGAGACTGCTTTGTGTTATGAGTGTGGGGGGCATGGTCATTTGTCGTATGAGTGTCCTAAGAATCAGTTGGGGCCGAGGCCGCGGCCTCAGCCTAAGAAGCCGCGACGGGGATTTAGTGGGCTGAGGGATAGGGATGGGGAGGAGGAAGGTgatgaggaggaggaggagggtGGTCAGATTGCTGCGGAGCAGTTTGACGATAATTGGGCTTCTGTTGTGGATGATGAAGCGGGTGAAAGGTTGCTGGGGAGAAACAGAAATGATGATGAGGGTTTGGACAACAACAAGACgaagaagaaagggaagaaaGCTGGGTATTTCAGTGATGAGAgtgatcatgatgatgatgattga